The following are encoded together in the Armatimonadota bacterium genome:
- a CDS encoding PstS family phosphate ABC transporter substrate-binding protein: protein MGVVRLAVLALVLAVAGCGPTGLRRAAPADVPPGGTASPPGTIVIDGSSTVAPLTGAVAEEFRKTSQGRDVRVTVGVSGTGGGFKKFCAASATSRTDFQGASRPIRAEEDEACRRNQVAYIEIPVAIDGLAVVVHPQNTWARCLTVGELRRIWEPGAEGRVTSWKQVRRTFPDRPLRLAGPGADSGTFDSFTEIVVGTAKASRGDYQASEDDNVIVQFVQRDVGALGYFGLAYLEENVGRVKGVAIDPADEVDLASDADCRGVEPTFDAILSGRYRPLTRPLFLYANRVSAQIKPEVGEFVDYYIGPDGLRARVPDPRSPASETKLVRAVGYVEFPDEIYDLGRRCFDAGVVGTAFQDRGQPAGSATVGDVVREYRRRCR from the coding sequence GTGGGTGTCGTGCGACTCGCCGTGCTGGCGCTCGTGCTCGCTGTGGCAGGCTGCGGGCCCACGGGGCTCCGCCGCGCCGCTCCGGCCGACGTGCCGCCAGGGGGGACCGCGAGCCCGCCGGGGACCATTGTGATCGATGGGTCCAGCACGGTGGCGCCGCTGACGGGTGCGGTCGCCGAGGAGTTCCGCAAGACCTCGCAGGGTCGCGACGTGCGGGTGACGGTCGGCGTCAGCGGCACGGGCGGAGGGTTCAAGAAGTTCTGCGCGGCCAGCGCGACGTCGCGCACCGACTTCCAGGGAGCCTCTCGGCCGATTCGCGCGGAGGAAGACGAAGCGTGTCGCCGAAACCAGGTGGCCTACATCGAGATCCCCGTCGCGATCGACGGCCTGGCCGTGGTGGTCCACCCGCAGAACACGTGGGCGCGCTGCCTTACGGTGGGCGAACTTAGACGGATCTGGGAGCCGGGCGCTGAGGGACGCGTGACGAGCTGGAAGCAGGTACGGCGCACGTTCCCCGATCGACCCCTGCGGCTGGCAGGCCCGGGCGCAGATTCCGGCACGTTCGACTCGTTCACCGAGATCGTCGTCGGCACCGCGAAGGCGAGCCGGGGCGACTACCAGGCGAGCGAGGACGACAACGTCATCGTGCAGTTTGTGCAGCGGGACGTCGGGGCCCTCGGGTACTTCGGCCTGGCATACCTCGAGGAAAACGTGGGTCGTGTGAAAGGGGTGGCGATCGATCCCGCCGATGAGGTGGACCTGGCTTCCGACGCCGACTGCCGGGGCGTGGAGCCCACGTTCGACGCCATCCTCTCTGGCCGGTACCGGCCGCTGACGCGTCCTTTGTTCCTCTACGCCAACCGAGTCAGCGCGCAGATCAAGCCCGAGGTCGGGGAGTTCGTCGACTACTACATCGGCCCCGATGGCCTGCGCGCCCGGGTTCCCGATCCCAGAAGCCCTGCGTCGGAGACGAAGCTGGTGAGGGCGGTCGGCTACGTGGAGTTCCCAGACGAGATCTACGACCTGGGACGGAGGTGCTTCGACGCAGGGGTCGTCGGCACTGCGTTCCAGGATCGAGGCCAACCGGCGGGCTCGGCGACCGTCGGCGATGTGGTCCGCGAGTACCGGCGACGCTGCCGATGA